Genomic segment of Paenibacillaceae bacterium GAS479:
CTAAACCAAGGGGTGTATTTCAATGACACAGAAAAAAACCAGCTCTCTGAAGCTGCCTGTTCTGCTTCTCACCACTTCGCTCGTTCTTGGTCTGGCAGCCTGCGGCTCCGGAAACAGCAACTCAAACAATGGTGGATCTGGCAGTACGAATACTCCGGCAGAAAATACAGGGGCAAACGCGGCCAACAATGCCAATACAGGCACTGAAGCCACCACGGCACCCAAAGAGCCAGTCGAGCTGCTTAACGTATCCTATGACCCGACACGCGAACTGTACGTTTCATTCAATGCCGCTTTTGCGAAGTACTGGAAGGAAAAAACCGATCAGGAAGTGACGATCAAGCAGTCGCATGGCGGTTCCGGCAAACAGTCGCTGTCTGTGATCGGTGGCCTGAAGGCCGACGTAGTAACGCTGGCTCTTGGTTACGACATCGATGCGATAGCCGAGCGTGGGCTCATAAACAAGGACTGGAAGTCCAAGTTCCAGTCCAATAGCGCTCCTTACACGTCTACGATCGTATTCCTCGTCCGTAAAGGCAATCCAAAAGGCATTAAAGATTGGAACGATCTCGTAAAGCCTGACGTCGAGGTTATTACGCCGAACCCGGCAACATCCGGCGGCGCACGCTGGAACTACTTGGCGGCATGGGGATATGCGCAGAAGCAGGATGGCGGAGACGAGACCAAAACGAAGGAGTTCATGAAACAACTATTCCAAAACGTACCGGTGCTTGATTCCGGAGCCCGTGGGTCAACAACGACGTTCACTGAGCGCGGCATCGGCGACGTGCTTCTAGCCTGGGAGAACGAGGCGTTCCTATCTCAGAAAGAGCTTGGAGATAAATTCGAGATCGTGTACCCATCGCTGAGCATTTTGGCGGAGCCACCGGTAGCGGTCGTGGATAAAGTTGTGGATGACAAGGGCACTCGCGAAGTAGCCGAGGAGTATTTGAAGTATCTGTACACCGAGGAAGGGCAGAGGATCGCTGCTGATAATTTTTATCGTCCGATAAACCCTGACATCGCTGCTCAGTACAAGGATAAATTCAAAGAGCTAGAGCTGCTGCAGATTGATAAAGACTTTGGCGGCTGGGCGGAAGCACAGAAGAAACACTTTGCCGAGGGCGGAACGTTTGATGAAATCTATAAGCCGGGTTCTAAATAAACCTTTGAACTGCTCGATTCACTCATTCTGTACAGGAGCTGACTTCACATGAAAGGTTCCCGGACTCGCAGTGTTTTGCCTGGCTTTGGCCTCACAATGGGCATCACGGTGTTCTACCTTGGCATTATCGTGCTTATCCCGCTATCCTGCGTCATCCTGAAAACGATGGAGCTCAGCCCGGGGGAGTTCTGGTCAACCGTGACCGCTCCCCGGGTTGTGGCCTCTTATCGGATCAGTTTGCTGACCTCGCTTGCCGCTGCGCTGGTCAATGTCGTGTTCGGCCTCATTGTTGCCTGGGTGCTGGTACGGTACAACTTCCCCGGCAGGCGGTTTCTCGACAGCCTCGTTGATCTGCCCTTCGCGCTGCCGACAGCAGTTGCGGGCATTGCCCTGACAGCGATCTATGCACCGAACGGCTGGATTGGCCAGTGGCTGGAGCCGCTCGGCATTAAGGTCGCGTTCACTCCGCTTGGTATTACAATCGCGCTTATATTTATCGGTCTTCCCTTCATCGTTCGGACGGTGCAGCCGGTGCTGCAGGATCTGGACAAAGAAATGGAGGAGGCAGCCGTCATGCTCGGCGCAGGCCGCTGGCGCACGGTGCTTCGCGTTGTGCTACCAGAGCTGACTCCCGCTCTGCTGACCGGTTTTGCTCTTGCTTTTGCGCGAGGAATCGGCGAGTATGGCTCGGTCGTGTTTATTTCCGGCAATATGCCGATGAAAACGGAGATCGCTCCACTGCTCATTATGACCCGTCTGGAGTCATTCGAGCTTGAACAAGCGACGGCTATAGCGGTTATGCTGTTGCTGATGTCTTTTGCCATGCTGCTTCTCATCAACTACATCCAGTGGCGCGCCGGCAAGCGCGCTCTGGCGGAATAGGAGGAGCACTCACATGGCTGGTGGAATCGCAACCTCTCGTCCCGCACATGGCGCTCCAACTACAGAGCGAGGAAGGCCGACATCGGAGTCGCCTGCCGTCAAATGGCTGCTCATCACCATCGCTGTCATTTTTCTCGCTGCTGTTGTG
This window contains:
- a CDS encoding sulfate transport system permease protein, whose protein sequence is MKGSRTRSVLPGFGLTMGITVFYLGIIVLIPLSCVILKTMELSPGEFWSTVTAPRVVASYRISLLTSLAAALVNVVFGLIVAWVLVRYNFPGRRFLDSLVDLPFALPTAVAGIALTAIYAPNGWIGQWLEPLGIKVAFTPLGITIALIFIGLPFIVRTVQPVLQDLDKEMEEAAVMLGAGRWRTVLRVVLPELTPALLTGFALAFARGIGEYGSVVFISGNMPMKTEIAPLLIMTRLESFELEQATAIAVMLLLMSFAMLLLINYIQWRAGKRALAE
- a CDS encoding sulfate transport system substrate-binding protein codes for the protein MTQKKTSSLKLPVLLLTTSLVLGLAACGSGNSNSNNGGSGSTNTPAENTGANAANNANTGTEATTAPKEPVELLNVSYDPTRELYVSFNAAFAKYWKEKTDQEVTIKQSHGGSGKQSLSVIGGLKADVVTLALGYDIDAIAERGLINKDWKSKFQSNSAPYTSTIVFLVRKGNPKGIKDWNDLVKPDVEVITPNPATSGGARWNYLAAWGYAQKQDGGDETKTKEFMKQLFQNVPVLDSGARGSTTTFTERGIGDVLLAWENEAFLSQKELGDKFEIVYPSLSILAEPPVAVVDKVVDDKGTREVAEEYLKYLYTEEGQRIAADNFYRPINPDIAAQYKDKFKELELLQIDKDFGGWAEAQKKHFAEGGTFDEIYKPGSK